In the Acidobacteriota bacterium genome, one interval contains:
- a CDS encoding 30S ribosomal protein S7, protein MPRKGYVEQREVKPDPLYANSLVQKFVNCIMYDGKRSTAQQIVYDALDSIKEKTNDDPLKVFKKALENVKPALEVKSRRVGGANYQVPVEVNRNRQTSLSIRWIIGYARSRGEKSMVEKLTGELLDASNNRGGAVKKRDDTHRMAEANKAFAHYRW, encoded by the coding sequence ATGCCGCGCAAAGGATACGTCGAACAAAGAGAGGTTAAGCCGGACCCGCTGTATGCGAATTCGCTGGTGCAGAAGTTTGTGAACTGCATCATGTACGACGGAAAGCGATCGACCGCGCAACAGATTGTCTACGATGCATTGGACTCGATCAAGGAGAAGACTAACGACGATCCCCTGAAGGTTTTTAAGAAGGCGCTGGAAAATGTGAAGCCAGCGCTGGAAGTGAAAAGCCGCCGGGTCGGTGGCGCGAACTATCAGGTGCCGGTTGAGGTGAATCGAAACCGGCAGACCTCACTGAGCATCCGCTGGATTATTGGTTATGCGAGATCGCGCGGAGAGAAGTCAATGGTGGAAAAGCTTACCGGTGAACTTCTGGACGCGTCGAATAACCGCGGGGGCGCTGTCAAGAAGCGGGACGACACGCACCGCATGGCGGAGGCCAACAAGGCTTTTGCTCATTACCGCTGGTAA
- a CDS encoding 30S ribosomal protein S12, producing MPTFNQLVRRGRKAERYKTSSPALQGSPQKRGVCIRVYTQTPKKPNSALRKVARVRLTNGFEVTTYIPGVGHNLQEHSIVLIRGGRVKDLPGVRYHVIRGTLDSAGVTDRRQGRSKYGAKRPKAS from the coding sequence ATGCCCACATTTAACCAGCTGGTTCGCCGCGGACGCAAGGCGGAGCGGTATAAGACATCGAGCCCGGCGCTCCAGGGTTCACCCCAGAAACGGGGAGTGTGCATCCGCGTTTATACCCAGACCCCGAAGAAGCCGAACTCAGCTCTGCGAAAGGTCGCGCGAGTGCGCCTCACGAACGGGTTTGAGGTGACAACTTATATTCCTGGAGTGGGTCACAACCTCCAGGAACACTCGATCGTCCTCATCAGAGGCGGGCGTGTCAAGGATCTCCCCGGCGTGCGCTACCACGTGATTCGCGGAACGCTGGATTCAGCGGGAGTGACGGACCGGCGCCAGGGACGGTCAAAGTACGGCGCGAAGCGCCCCAAGGCTTCCTGA
- a CDS encoding ribosome recycling factor, with translation MINETTAGTKARMTKALEDLRLELSTLRTGRATVGIFDHLRVDYYGAPTPLNQVATLATPEPTLVTLQPWDPTMLAVLEKVIRTSDLGLNPVNDGKILRVPIPPLTEERRKELVKHVHKVLENHRTAVRNIRRDANDELKLLLKDKKISEDDERRALETIQKLTDEFVKKLDEQGKTKETEILGGHG, from the coding sequence GAGGCTGGAACTCTCTACACTTCGGACCGGCAGGGCTACCGTGGGAATTTTTGACCATCTGCGGGTTGATTACTATGGCGCGCCAACTCCTTTAAATCAGGTGGCGACGCTAGCAACCCCCGAGCCTACGCTCGTGACGCTACAGCCGTGGGACCCGACCATGCTGGCCGTGCTGGAAAAGGTCATTCGGACCTCGGACCTGGGGCTGAATCCGGTGAATGACGGCAAGATCCTGCGGGTGCCGATTCCGCCGCTTACCGAGGAGAGGCGTAAAGAGCTTGTGAAGCATGTCCATAAGGTGCTTGAGAACCATCGAACGGCTGTGCGGAACATTCGCCGGGATGCGAATGACGAACTGAAACTGCTGCTGAAGGACAAGAAGATCTCGGAAGACGACGAGCGGCGCGCTCTCGAGACGATCCAGAAGCTGACCGATGAATTTGTGAAGAAGCTCGATGAGCAGGGGAAGACCAAGGAAACCGAAATCCTGGGTGGCCATGGGTAA